The proteins below come from a single Vitis vinifera cultivar Pinot Noir 40024 chromosome 9, ASM3070453v1 genomic window:
- the LOC104877381 gene encoding putative disease resistance protein At1g50180 isoform X1, which yields MAESVVGFAVERLAYLLIHKASFLLEVKDQVEQMQTELRRMQCFLEDADAKQEEDKKVRNWIAEIREVAYDAEDVVENFILHVEKEGKIRGMVRQMDFSVGSKIQDIQKKISDLTRSLETYGIKTVRESEASSSRYELQQRRRRTYPHLIEEDVVGLEENVKELVNYLVRDEKCRVVSICGMGGLRKTTLATKLYHQTDVRSYFDSFAWAYISQQCRPQDVLQGIFIDLCSPKKDERKVITTQKVLFYTFKSLCFKHFCVVILHLYSNWHVKDLTMTPNHICG from the coding sequence ATGGCCGAGTCAGTTGTTGGCTTTGCTGTGGAAAGACTTGCCTACTTACTAATTCACAAGGCAAGTTTCTTATTGGAGGTGAAGGATCAAGTTGAGCAGATGCAAACTGAGCTGAGAAGGATGCAATGTTTCTTAGAAGATGCTGAtgcaaaacaagaagaagacaAGAAAGTCCGCAACTGGATTGCAGAGATAAGAGAAGTTGCTTATGATGCCGAGGATGTTgtagaaaattttattcttcatgttgaaaaggaaggaaaaatccGAGGGATGGTGAGGCAGATGGACTTTTCTGTTGGATCCAAGATTCAGGATATCCAAAAGAAGATTTCTGATCTCACTAGAAGTTTAGAAACTTATGGTATAAAAACTGTAAGAGAAAGTGAAGCTTCGAGTTCTAGATATGAGTTGCAGCAACGAAGAAGGCGAACTTATCCCCATTTGATTGAAGAGGATGTTGTTGGATTGGAGGAAAATGTGAAGGAATTGGTAAACTATTTAGTGAGAGATGAGAAGTGCCGAGTCGTTTCCATTTGTGGTATGGGTGGTTTGAGGAAGACCACTCTTGCCACAAAGCTTTACCATCAAACTGATGTTAGGAGTTACTTTGATTCTTTTGCTTGGGCTTACATATCTCAACAATGTCGACCACAAGATGTCTTGCAGGGGATTTTCATTGATCTCTGCTCTCCTAAAAAAGATGAGAGGAaggtgattactacccaaaaagtgctattttacacctttaagtcattatgttttaagcacttttgtgtagtaattcttcatctttattctaattggcatgttaaggacctaacaatgactcctaatcatatttgtggctag
- the LOC104877381 gene encoding putative disease resistance protein At1g50180 isoform X2 gives MAESVVGFAVERLAYLLIHKASFLLEVKDQVEQMQTELRRMQCFLEDADAKQEEDKKVRNWIAEIREVAYDAEDVVENFILHVEKEGKIRGMVRQMDFSVGSKIQDIQKKISDLTRSLETYGIKTVRESEASSSRYELQQRRRRTYPHLIEEDVVGLEENVKELVNYLVRDEKCRVVSICGMGGLRKTTLATKLYHQTDVRSYFDSFAWAYISQQCRPQDVLQGIFIDLCSPKKDERKGILQMRYEELASSLYEFQKKNRNP, from the coding sequence ATGGCCGAGTCAGTTGTTGGCTTTGCTGTGGAAAGACTTGCCTACTTACTAATTCACAAGGCAAGTTTCTTATTGGAGGTGAAGGATCAAGTTGAGCAGATGCAAACTGAGCTGAGAAGGATGCAATGTTTCTTAGAAGATGCTGAtgcaaaacaagaagaagacaAGAAAGTCCGCAACTGGATTGCAGAGATAAGAGAAGTTGCTTATGATGCCGAGGATGTTgtagaaaattttattcttcatgttgaaaaggaaggaaaaatccGAGGGATGGTGAGGCAGATGGACTTTTCTGTTGGATCCAAGATTCAGGATATCCAAAAGAAGATTTCTGATCTCACTAGAAGTTTAGAAACTTATGGTATAAAAACTGTAAGAGAAAGTGAAGCTTCGAGTTCTAGATATGAGTTGCAGCAACGAAGAAGGCGAACTTATCCCCATTTGATTGAAGAGGATGTTGTTGGATTGGAGGAAAATGTGAAGGAATTGGTAAACTATTTAGTGAGAGATGAGAAGTGCCGAGTCGTTTCCATTTGTGGTATGGGTGGTTTGAGGAAGACCACTCTTGCCACAAAGCTTTACCATCAAACTGATGTTAGGAGTTACTTTGATTCTTTTGCTTGGGCTTACATATCTCAACAATGTCGACCACAAGATGTCTTGCAGGGGATTTTCATTGATCTCTGCTCTCCTAAAAAAGATGAGAGGAag